One genomic region from Phragmites australis chromosome 1, lpPhrAust1.1, whole genome shotgun sequence encodes:
- the LOC133924272 gene encoding scarecrow-like protein 34 isoform X1 produces MPGPGQPAPLEKRWPASASSVVSSTPRVSPPFPSRVARGRKSRRVWLHALRWWWWWWWCCGAGYLSMVMDAGLHELCTLLPGFKRDGHLPIYPQIAAAANGFTAEELESLLFLPPDGIAAGGGYLNVAPTTVVPPASTNRASPPRDASAASVAAGQPDDSEVFSDIVLGYINRMLMAEDIDEKFEHYPEHAALLAAEKPFLEILADQPPSSGGSAVESPGGSSVANSCNSLGSCNCAAASDAVGAVQTPVSEFPTAAFLQPPQLYRDLNPGSSVVEADGSWPYDPTEFYQLRINPVPETLLSQSPSFASSNGSGVTLSDGFESLLGSPGVMPDVGLTYFAVQSQQAMQFCRGLEEASRFLPDESKLVIDLETSASVANLLADVKRERNFVKVKTEKADVEAAIRGKKHFYGDDLDAEEGRCSKHSAPAIDTDHLVREMMDKVLLCNGETCSKGVKELREALQHDVAKHSNGGHGKGRGKKQPKKEVVDLETLLIHCAQSVATDDRHSATELLKQIRQHASPNGDGDQRLAHCFANGLEARLAGNGSQIYKSFTVTRFACTDLLKAYQLYLAACPFKKISHFFASQTIMNAAEKAKKVHIVDFGIYYGFQWPCLIQRLSTRPGGPPRLRITGIDTPQPGFRPGERIEETGKYLKDYAQTFGVPFEFQAIASRFEAVQIEDLHIEKDELLIVNCMFKFKTLMDESVVAESPRNMVLNTIRKMNPHVFIHGIINGSYNAPFFVSRFREALFHYSAIFDMLETNIPRDNEQRLLIESALFGREAINVISCEGLERMERPDTYKQWQVRNQRAGFKQLPMNQDIMKRAREKLRCYHKDFIIDEDNRWLLQGWKGRILLALSTWKPDHRSSS; encoded by the exons ATGCCCGGCCCGGGCCAACCAGCGCCTCTCGAAAAACGCTGGCCCGCGTCCGCCTCCTCCGTCGTTTCCTCTACCCCTCGCGTCTCCCCTCCCTTCCCGTCCCGAGTCGCTCGCGGTCGCAA GTCGCGGCGTGTGTGGCTGCATGCTCTgcgctggtggtggtggtggtggtggtgttgcgGTGCGGGGTACTTGTCGATGGTCATGGACGCTGGGCTGCACGAGCTGTGCACGCTGCTGCCTGGATTCAAGCGCGACGGCCACCTGCCAATCTACCCCCAAATCGCGGCGGCCGCCAATGGGTtcacggcggaggagctcgagtCGCTGCTGTTCCTGCCGCCCGATGGGATTGCCGCGGGCGGCGGCTACCTGAATGTCGCGCCTACTACTGTGGTTCCACCTGCCTCCACCAACCGCGCGTCGCCGCCGAGGGATGCCTCGGCCGCGTCGGTGGCGGCGGGGCAGCCGGACGACTCGGAGGTGTTCTCGGACATCGTGCTGGGGTACATCAACCGCATGCTCATGGCCGAGGACATCGACGAGAAGTTCGAGCACTACCCGGAGCACGCCGCGCTGCTCGCCGCCGAGAAGCCGTTCCTCGAGATCCTCGCCGACCAGCCCCCGAGCTCCGGAGGGAGCGCGGTCGAGAGCCCCGGCGGCAGCAGCGTTGCCAACTCTTGCAACAGTCTCGGCTCCTGCAACTGCGCCGCGGCGTCCGATGCTGTCGGCGCGGTGCAGACGCCGGTTTCCGAGTTCCCCACGGCCGCGTTCCTGCAGCCGCCGCAGCTGTATCGGGATCTGAACCCTGGGAGCAGCGTGGTGGAGGCTGACGGCTCGTGGCCGTACGACCCGACGGAATTCTACCAGCTGCGGATCAACCCGGTGCCTGAGACCCTGCTCTCGCAGTCGCCGTCGTTCGCGTCATCGAACGGCAGTGGTGTTACATTATCGGACGGCTTTGAGTCGTTGTTGGGCTCGCCTGGTGTCATGCCGGATGTTGGCTTGACTTATTTTGCCGTGCAGAGCCAGCAGGCTATGCAGTTCTGCCGTGGGCTTGAAGAGGCAAGCAGGTTTCTGCCTGATGAGAGCAAGCTTGTGATTGATCTTGAGACGTCGGCATCTGTTGCAAACTTGCTGGCTGATGTTAAACGAGAGAGGAACTTTGTGAAGGTGAAGACAGAAAAGGCAGATGTTGAGGCAGCGATTCGAGGAAAGAAGCATTTCTATGGTGATGACTTGGATGCAGAGGAAGGGAGGTGCAGCAAACATTCAGCACCGGCTATTGACACCGACCACCTTGTGCGGGAGATGATGGACAAGGTCTTGCTATGCAACGGTGAGACGTGCTCGAAGGGCGTCAAGGAGCTGCGTGAGGCCCTGCAGCATGATGTCGCGAAGCATTCAAATGGGGGCCATGGCAAGGGCCGTGGCAAGAAACAGCCCAAGAAAGAGGTGGTTGACTTGGAGACGCTCCTCATCCATTGTGCTCAGTCTGTGGCCACTGATGATCGACACAGTGCCACTGAGCTCCTGAAGCAGATCAGGCAGCATGCATCTCCCAATGGTGATGGTGACCAGCGTTTGGCACACTGCTTCGCCAATGGCCTTGAGGCAAGGCTCGCTGGTAACGGGAGTCAGATTTACAAGTCCTTTACAGTGACACGGTTTGCATGTACTGATTTGTTGAAAGCCTACCAGCTTTATTTGGCAGCTTGCCCATTCAAGAAGATCTCACATTTCTTTGCCAGTCAAACAATTATGAATGCTGCGGAGAAGGCCAAGAAAGTTCATATTGTTGACTTCGGCATATACTATGGTTTTCAGTGGCCGTGCCTCATTCAGCGGCTATCTACTAGGCCTGGTGGCCCTCCAAGACTTAGAATCACCGGGATCGACACGCCTCAGCCTGGTTTTCGCCCAGGAGAGCGTATAGAGGAGACAGGAAAGTATCTAAAAGATTATGCTCAGACGTTCGGTGTCCCGTTTGAGTTCCAAGCCATTGCATCTCGATTTGAGGCTGTTCAGATAGAAGATCTCCACATTGAGAAGGATGAGCTGCTGATTGTCAATTGCATGTTCAAGTTCAAGACGTTGATGGACGAGAGTGTTGTAGCTGAGAGTCCAAGGAACATGGTCTTGAACACAATCAGGAAAATGAACCCACATGTGTTCATCCATGGGATCATCAATGGATCTTACAACGCACCATTCTTCGTGTCACGCTTCCGGGAGGCCTTGTTCCACTACTCTGCTATCTTTGACATGCTGGAGACAAACATTCCGAGGGACAACGAACAGAGGCTGCTCATTGAGTCAGCCCTGTTTGGGCGAGAGGCAATCAATGTGATCTCCTGTGAGGGACTGGAGAGGATGGAGAGGCCGGATACATACAAGCAATGGCAGGTGCGGAATCAGAGGGCTGGCTTCAAGCAGCTGCCGATGAACCAAGACATCATGAAGCGTGCAAGGGAGAAGCTTAGGTGCTACCACAAGGACTTCATCATCGACGAGGACAACAGGTGGTTACTGCAAGGGTGGAAAGGGCGCATCTTGCTGGCGCTCTCGACATGGAAGCCAGATCACAGATCTTCTTCCTAG
- the LOC133924272 gene encoding scarecrow-like protein 34 isoform X2 — protein MVMDAGLHELCTLLPGFKRDGHLPIYPQIAAAANGFTAEELESLLFLPPDGIAAGGGYLNVAPTTVVPPASTNRASPPRDASAASVAAGQPDDSEVFSDIVLGYINRMLMAEDIDEKFEHYPEHAALLAAEKPFLEILADQPPSSGGSAVESPGGSSVANSCNSLGSCNCAAASDAVGAVQTPVSEFPTAAFLQPPQLYRDLNPGSSVVEADGSWPYDPTEFYQLRINPVPETLLSQSPSFASSNGSGVTLSDGFESLLGSPGVMPDVGLTYFAVQSQQAMQFCRGLEEASRFLPDESKLVIDLETSASVANLLADVKRERNFVKVKTEKADVEAAIRGKKHFYGDDLDAEEGRCSKHSAPAIDTDHLVREMMDKVLLCNGETCSKGVKELREALQHDVAKHSNGGHGKGRGKKQPKKEVVDLETLLIHCAQSVATDDRHSATELLKQIRQHASPNGDGDQRLAHCFANGLEARLAGNGSQIYKSFTVTRFACTDLLKAYQLYLAACPFKKISHFFASQTIMNAAEKAKKVHIVDFGIYYGFQWPCLIQRLSTRPGGPPRLRITGIDTPQPGFRPGERIEETGKYLKDYAQTFGVPFEFQAIASRFEAVQIEDLHIEKDELLIVNCMFKFKTLMDESVVAESPRNMVLNTIRKMNPHVFIHGIINGSYNAPFFVSRFREALFHYSAIFDMLETNIPRDNEQRLLIESALFGREAINVISCEGLERMERPDTYKQWQVRNQRAGFKQLPMNQDIMKRAREKLRCYHKDFIIDEDNRWLLQGWKGRILLALSTWKPDHRSSS, from the coding sequence ATGGTCATGGACGCTGGGCTGCACGAGCTGTGCACGCTGCTGCCTGGATTCAAGCGCGACGGCCACCTGCCAATCTACCCCCAAATCGCGGCGGCCGCCAATGGGTtcacggcggaggagctcgagtCGCTGCTGTTCCTGCCGCCCGATGGGATTGCCGCGGGCGGCGGCTACCTGAATGTCGCGCCTACTACTGTGGTTCCACCTGCCTCCACCAACCGCGCGTCGCCGCCGAGGGATGCCTCGGCCGCGTCGGTGGCGGCGGGGCAGCCGGACGACTCGGAGGTGTTCTCGGACATCGTGCTGGGGTACATCAACCGCATGCTCATGGCCGAGGACATCGACGAGAAGTTCGAGCACTACCCGGAGCACGCCGCGCTGCTCGCCGCCGAGAAGCCGTTCCTCGAGATCCTCGCCGACCAGCCCCCGAGCTCCGGAGGGAGCGCGGTCGAGAGCCCCGGCGGCAGCAGCGTTGCCAACTCTTGCAACAGTCTCGGCTCCTGCAACTGCGCCGCGGCGTCCGATGCTGTCGGCGCGGTGCAGACGCCGGTTTCCGAGTTCCCCACGGCCGCGTTCCTGCAGCCGCCGCAGCTGTATCGGGATCTGAACCCTGGGAGCAGCGTGGTGGAGGCTGACGGCTCGTGGCCGTACGACCCGACGGAATTCTACCAGCTGCGGATCAACCCGGTGCCTGAGACCCTGCTCTCGCAGTCGCCGTCGTTCGCGTCATCGAACGGCAGTGGTGTTACATTATCGGACGGCTTTGAGTCGTTGTTGGGCTCGCCTGGTGTCATGCCGGATGTTGGCTTGACTTATTTTGCCGTGCAGAGCCAGCAGGCTATGCAGTTCTGCCGTGGGCTTGAAGAGGCAAGCAGGTTTCTGCCTGATGAGAGCAAGCTTGTGATTGATCTTGAGACGTCGGCATCTGTTGCAAACTTGCTGGCTGATGTTAAACGAGAGAGGAACTTTGTGAAGGTGAAGACAGAAAAGGCAGATGTTGAGGCAGCGATTCGAGGAAAGAAGCATTTCTATGGTGATGACTTGGATGCAGAGGAAGGGAGGTGCAGCAAACATTCAGCACCGGCTATTGACACCGACCACCTTGTGCGGGAGATGATGGACAAGGTCTTGCTATGCAACGGTGAGACGTGCTCGAAGGGCGTCAAGGAGCTGCGTGAGGCCCTGCAGCATGATGTCGCGAAGCATTCAAATGGGGGCCATGGCAAGGGCCGTGGCAAGAAACAGCCCAAGAAAGAGGTGGTTGACTTGGAGACGCTCCTCATCCATTGTGCTCAGTCTGTGGCCACTGATGATCGACACAGTGCCACTGAGCTCCTGAAGCAGATCAGGCAGCATGCATCTCCCAATGGTGATGGTGACCAGCGTTTGGCACACTGCTTCGCCAATGGCCTTGAGGCAAGGCTCGCTGGTAACGGGAGTCAGATTTACAAGTCCTTTACAGTGACACGGTTTGCATGTACTGATTTGTTGAAAGCCTACCAGCTTTATTTGGCAGCTTGCCCATTCAAGAAGATCTCACATTTCTTTGCCAGTCAAACAATTATGAATGCTGCGGAGAAGGCCAAGAAAGTTCATATTGTTGACTTCGGCATATACTATGGTTTTCAGTGGCCGTGCCTCATTCAGCGGCTATCTACTAGGCCTGGTGGCCCTCCAAGACTTAGAATCACCGGGATCGACACGCCTCAGCCTGGTTTTCGCCCAGGAGAGCGTATAGAGGAGACAGGAAAGTATCTAAAAGATTATGCTCAGACGTTCGGTGTCCCGTTTGAGTTCCAAGCCATTGCATCTCGATTTGAGGCTGTTCAGATAGAAGATCTCCACATTGAGAAGGATGAGCTGCTGATTGTCAATTGCATGTTCAAGTTCAAGACGTTGATGGACGAGAGTGTTGTAGCTGAGAGTCCAAGGAACATGGTCTTGAACACAATCAGGAAAATGAACCCACATGTGTTCATCCATGGGATCATCAATGGATCTTACAACGCACCATTCTTCGTGTCACGCTTCCGGGAGGCCTTGTTCCACTACTCTGCTATCTTTGACATGCTGGAGACAAACATTCCGAGGGACAACGAACAGAGGCTGCTCATTGAGTCAGCCCTGTTTGGGCGAGAGGCAATCAATGTGATCTCCTGTGAGGGACTGGAGAGGATGGAGAGGCCGGATACATACAAGCAATGGCAGGTGCGGAATCAGAGGGCTGGCTTCAAGCAGCTGCCGATGAACCAAGACATCATGAAGCGTGCAAGGGAGAAGCTTAGGTGCTACCACAAGGACTTCATCATCGACGAGGACAACAGGTGGTTACTGCAAGGGTGGAAAGGGCGCATCTTGCTGGCGCTCTCGACATGGAAGCCAGATCACAGATCTTCTTCCTAG